A region of Brevundimonas sp. NIBR10 DNA encodes the following proteins:
- a CDS encoding acyl-CoA dehydrogenase family protein, producing MDFKHSDLGLHWQERLKRFMDDKVLPRSAEYWAEVHEDHTRQPPVMEEMKAQAREAGLWNMFLPGEHGAGLTNVEYAPLAEIMGHALWSAEVFNCAAPDTGNMEVLHMYGNAEQQERWLKPLMAGTIRSAFLMTEPAVASSDATNIQTSIVRDGDEYVINGRKWWSTNMGHPNVRIAIVMGKTDTGAATHAQQSQILVPTDTPGFRVERMLSVFGYDERPIGHAEVVLENVRVPVSNLIAGEGRGFEIAQGRLGPGRIHHCMRTIGAAEKALALMCGRLLNRTAFRKQIAEHSVWEQRVGEARTNIEMCRLMVLKAAWMIDQAGAKNAKSEISQIKVAAPKMALQIIDDAIQAFGGAGVSADTPLAELYAQVRTLRFADGPDEVHNRTIARLEYAKHGGRPVR from the coding sequence ATGGATTTCAAGCACAGCGATCTCGGCCTGCACTGGCAGGAGCGGCTCAAGCGGTTCATGGACGACAAGGTGCTGCCGCGCTCGGCCGAATACTGGGCCGAGGTCCATGAGGATCACACGCGCCAGCCGCCCGTCATGGAAGAGATGAAGGCCCAGGCGCGCGAGGCGGGACTGTGGAACATGTTCCTGCCGGGCGAGCACGGGGCGGGGCTGACCAATGTCGAATACGCGCCCCTGGCCGAGATCATGGGTCACGCCCTGTGGTCGGCCGAGGTGTTCAACTGCGCCGCACCCGACACCGGCAACATGGAAGTCCTGCATATGTACGGCAACGCCGAGCAGCAGGAGCGGTGGCTGAAGCCCCTGATGGCCGGCACGATCCGTTCGGCCTTCCTGATGACCGAGCCCGCGGTCGCTTCGTCGGATGCGACCAACATCCAGACCTCGATCGTGCGCGATGGCGACGAGTATGTGATCAACGGCCGCAAATGGTGGTCGACCAACATGGGCCATCCGAACGTCAGGATCGCCATCGTCATGGGCAAGACCGACACGGGGGCGGCGACCCATGCGCAGCAGTCGCAGATCCTGGTGCCGACCGACACGCCGGGCTTCCGCGTCGAACGTATGCTGAGCGTTTTTGGCTATGACGAACGGCCGATCGGCCACGCCGAGGTGGTGCTGGAGAACGTCCGGGTGCCGGTCTCGAACCTGATCGCGGGCGAGGGCAGGGGGTTCGAGATCGCGCAGGGGCGGCTGGGGCCCGGCCGCATTCACCATTGCATGCGGACGATTGGTGCGGCGGAGAAGGCCCTGGCCCTGATGTGCGGACGGTTGCTGAACCGCACCGCGTTCAGAAAGCAGATCGCCGAACATTCGGTCTGGGAACAGCGGGTCGGCGAGGCGCGGACCAATATCGAGATGTGCCGCCTGATGGTACTGAAGGCCGCCTGGATGATCGATCAGGCAGGGGCCAAGAACGCCAAGTCTGAAATCTCGCAGATCAAGGTCGCGGCACCCAAGATGGCGCTGCAGATCATCGACGACGCGATCCAGGCCTTCGGTGGGGCGGGTGTGTCGGCCGATACGCCGCTGGCCGAGCTCTACGCCCAGGTCCGGACGCTGCGTTTCGCCGATGGGCCGGACGAGGTTCACAACCGGACCATCGCGCGGCTCGAATATGCCAAGCACGGCGGGCGTCCGGTTCGGTAG
- a CDS encoding SCP2 sterol-binding domain-containing protein: MADLAQVTEHIRSAVGDNSGLGKTVKIDMGDTGKIYIDGASVPNTVTNDDKPADTTVTVSWDDFIAMSEGKLDGMMAFMQGKLKIAGDMMIAQKLIPLLKR, translated from the coding sequence ATGGCCGACCTGGCTCAGGTTACCGAACACATCCGCAGCGCCGTCGGCGACAACTCCGGTCTGGGCAAGACCGTCAAGATCGACATGGGCGACACCGGCAAGATCTACATCGACGGTGCCTCGGTTCCGAACACGGTGACCAATGACGACAAGCCCGCCGACACCACCGTGACCGTGTCCTGGGACGACTTCATCGCCATGTCCGAAGGCAAGCTGGACGGCATGATGGCCTTCATGCAGGGCAAGCTGAAGATCGCCGGCGACATGATGATCGCCCAGAAGCTGATCCCGCTGCTGAAGCGTTGA
- a CDS encoding carboxylesterase/lipase family protein has product MQTRRTVIATAAMTGGLMATGGAAWADPAQPVATTRQGRVRGYVDQGIKVFKGVRYGADTALRRFQPGVAPESWSDVREATAYGAASPQKSDEANQSEDCLFLNVWTPELRDAAKRPVMVYVHGGAHANGSGSSPLYDGVALCRRGDVVVVTLNHRLNMFGYNGLGQLLSPVGGGVYAKSGSVGNLDLMLALRWVRDNIAEFGGDADNVTVFGQSGGGAKLVTLMAMPSAAGLFHKVITMSGQHVTAMGPQHAELRMRAFLDHLDLTPDRAAELATVPMGRLVEALSMDDPIEKGGIYFWSVMDHDTLPRHPFVPDAPRESAHIPMIVGNTHDEARAFTASDERNFSLTWDTVAAKLAPEFVVDLNAQYVVDWYRRQFPSMSPVDVFFAAATCGRSRPGHLIQAEERAKIGDRTWMYQLNFGSPVEPRLGAYHSFDIALAFDNCHQPTSKTGTGPEALRVANAMSETFIAFARTGDPNNAAIPAWNPYSLPERATMIFDVESRSENDPRAAERCLFQTAPFLKQGT; this is encoded by the coding sequence ATGCAGACCCGTCGCACCGTGATCGCCACCGCAGCCATGACCGGGGGCCTGATGGCGACGGGCGGTGCGGCCTGGGCCGATCCGGCTCAGCCTGTGGCGACGACGCGGCAAGGGCGCGTGCGGGGATACGTCGATCAGGGGATCAAGGTCTTCAAGGGCGTGCGCTATGGGGCGGACACAGCGCTACGGCGGTTCCAGCCGGGGGTGGCACCTGAATCGTGGAGCGACGTCCGCGAAGCCACGGCCTATGGCGCGGCCAGCCCACAGAAGTCGGATGAGGCCAATCAGTCCGAAGACTGTCTGTTCCTGAACGTCTGGACGCCCGAGCTTCGCGACGCGGCGAAGCGACCGGTGATGGTCTATGTCCACGGCGGGGCCCACGCCAACGGATCGGGGTCGAGCCCGCTCTATGACGGGGTGGCCCTGTGTCGGCGCGGCGATGTGGTCGTCGTGACCCTGAACCACCGGCTGAATATGTTCGGATACAATGGTCTGGGCCAGCTGCTGTCGCCGGTCGGGGGCGGGGTCTATGCGAAGTCGGGCAGTGTCGGGAACCTGGACCTGATGCTGGCCCTGCGATGGGTAAGGGACAATATCGCCGAGTTCGGCGGCGATGCCGACAACGTCACCGTCTTCGGCCAGTCGGGTGGTGGGGCCAAGCTGGTGACGCTGATGGCCATGCCCTCGGCAGCCGGTCTGTTCCACAAGGTCATCACCATGAGCGGCCAGCACGTGACCGCCATGGGCCCGCAACACGCCGAACTGAGGATGCGGGCCTTTCTCGATCACCTCGACCTGACACCGGACCGCGCGGCGGAGCTGGCCACAGTGCCCATGGGCAGGCTGGTCGAGGCCCTGTCGATGGACGACCCGATCGAGAAGGGCGGCATCTATTTCTGGTCGGTGATGGACCACGACACCCTGCCCAGACATCCCTTCGTGCCGGATGCACCGAGGGAGAGTGCGCACATCCCCATGATCGTCGGCAATACCCACGACGAGGCGCGGGCCTTTACCGCGTCGGACGAGCGCAACTTCAGCCTGACCTGGGACACGGTGGCGGCCAAGCTGGCGCCCGAGTTCGTGGTCGATCTGAACGCCCAGTATGTCGTCGATTGGTACCGGCGGCAGTTCCCGTCGATGTCGCCGGTGGACGTATTCTTCGCTGCCGCCACCTGTGGCCGGTCGCGGCCGGGGCATCTGATCCAGGCCGAGGAGAGGGCGAAGATCGGGGACCGGACCTGGATGTACCAGCTGAACTTCGGATCGCCGGTGGAGCCGAGGCTGGGTGCCTATCACTCGTTCGACATCGCCCTGGCCTTCGACAATTGCCACCAGCCGACGTCGAAGACGGGGACCGGACCGGAAGCGCTCAGGGTGGCCAATGCGATGAGCGAGACTTTCATCGCCTTCGCCCGGACCGGCGACCCGAACAATGCGGCGATCCCGGCCTGGAATCCCTATTCGCTGCCGGAGCGGGCCACGATGATCTTCGATGTCGAGAGCCGGAGCGAGAACGATCCCCGTGCCGCTGAACGTTGCCTGTTCCAGACCGCGCCCTTCCTCAAGCAGGGAACCTGA
- a CDS encoding LysR substrate-binding domain-containing protein: MNMFELSQLRCFVAVAEELHFGRAAQRLNMTQPPLSRQVQLLERILGVVLLDRTSRSVRLTPAGRSFLIEAKRILRLAESAALATRRIASGDAGRVAVGFTAASGYSFLPNLVDLARTRLPNVDLTLRELVSGEQVEALLTGRIDLGLVRPPLTRPEFDKVRVLTEPLVAALPSGDPRLDKDRISLADFDAQPMIMYAPEGAGYFHAMLTAMFDEAGVSPQYVQHMAQIHSILALVHARIGAAVVPEAATKLHFEGVEFRPLDTTPERPVELFVAWRRDNDNPSLKPLLDLIEAQARATP, encoded by the coding sequence ATGAACATGTTCGAGCTGAGCCAGTTGCGGTGCTTCGTCGCCGTCGCCGAGGAACTGCATTTCGGGCGGGCCGCCCAGCGCCTCAACATGACCCAGCCGCCGCTGAGCCGGCAGGTGCAGTTGCTGGAGCGTATCCTGGGCGTCGTCCTGCTGGACCGGACCAGCCGGTCGGTGCGGCTGACGCCGGCCGGGCGGTCGTTCCTGATCGAGGCCAAGCGGATTCTCAGGCTGGCCGAAAGTGCGGCCCTGGCCACGCGGCGGATCGCCAGCGGCGATGCGGGCCGGGTCGCGGTCGGGTTCACGGCGGCATCCGGCTATTCCTTCCTGCCCAATCTGGTCGATCTGGCGCGGACCCGGTTGCCCAATGTCGATCTGACGCTGCGGGAGCTGGTGTCGGGCGAACAGGTCGAGGCCCTGCTGACCGGGCGGATCGACCTGGGTCTGGTGCGGCCGCCCCTGACCCGGCCCGAGTTCGACAAGGTGAGGGTGCTGACCGAGCCCCTGGTCGCTGCACTGCCCAGCGGCGATCCTCGTCTGGACAAGGATCGCATCAGCCTGGCCGATTTCGATGCCCAGCCGATGATCATGTATGCGCCCGAAGGGGCCGGCTATTTCCACGCCATGCTGACGGCCATGTTCGACGAGGCCGGGGTCTCGCCCCAGTATGTCCAGCATATGGCGCAGATCCACTCGATCCTGGCCCTGGTCCACGCCCGCATCGGGGCGGCGGTGGTGCCCGAGGCGGCGACCAAGCTGCATTTCGAGGGGGTCGAGTTCCGGCCTCTGGACACCACGCCGGAACGCCCGGTCGAACTGTTCGTCGCCTGGCGTCGCGACAATGACAACCCCAGCCTGAAGCCGCTCCTCGACCTGATCGAGGCGCAGGCCAGGGCCACGCCCTAG
- the kdgD gene encoding 5-dehydro-4-deoxyglucarate dehydratase — MTPAEMAATIGGGLLSFPVTHFDAEQQFVEKDYREHCAWMLEYELAGLFAAGGTGEFFSLTPEEVGKVVKAAVEETAGKTPVIAGAGYGTAMAVDLARSAEANGADGILLLPNYLMVPGQEGLAAHVEAVCKATSLGVIVYNRDNAVLQPETLEKLCERNANLVGFKDGVGDIELMMQVYARMGDRLTYVGGLPTAETFAPAYLEMGVTTYSSAIFNFVPEFALDFYKAVRARDHATIMAGLRDFVLPYIALRNKGRGYAVSIVKAGMTAIGRTAGPVRTPLIDLKPAELAELSALIARVQPAAPKLAANG, encoded by the coding sequence ATGACGCCCGCGGAAATGGCCGCGACCATCGGCGGCGGTTTGCTGTCGTTTCCGGTCACCCATTTCGACGCCGAGCAGCAGTTCGTCGAGAAGGACTATCGCGAGCACTGCGCCTGGATGCTGGAGTATGAGCTGGCCGGGCTGTTCGCCGCCGGCGGCACCGGCGAGTTCTTCTCCCTGACCCCCGAAGAGGTCGGCAAGGTGGTCAAGGCCGCCGTCGAGGAAACTGCGGGCAAGACCCCGGTGATCGCCGGTGCCGGATACGGCACCGCCATGGCCGTCGATTTGGCCAGATCCGCCGAGGCCAACGGTGCCGACGGCATCCTGTTGCTGCCCAACTATCTGATGGTGCCTGGCCAGGAAGGTCTGGCGGCGCACGTGGAGGCCGTCTGCAAGGCGACGTCGCTGGGCGTCATCGTCTACAACCGTGATAACGCCGTACTGCAGCCTGAGACGCTGGAAAAGCTGTGCGAGCGCAATGCGAACCTGGTCGGATTCAAGGACGGCGTCGGCGACATCGAGCTGATGATGCAGGTCTATGCGCGGATGGGCGATCGCCTGACCTATGTCGGCGGCCTTCCGACCGCCGAGACCTTTGCGCCAGCCTATCTGGAGATGGGGGTCACGACCTATTCGTCGGCGATCTTCAACTTCGTGCCGGAGTTCGCGCTGGACTTCTACAAGGCCGTCCGGGCCCGCGACCATGCGACCATCATGGCGGGCCTGCGCGATTTCGTGCTGCCGTACATTGCGCTGCGGAACAAGGGTCGGGGCTACGCCGTATCGATCGTCAAGGCCGGGATGACCGCCATCGGCCGCACCGCCGGTCCGGTCCGCACGCCGCTGATCGACCTCAAGCCCGCCGAACTCGCCGAGCTGTCGGCGCTGATCGCCCGCGTGCAACCCGCCGCGCCCAAACTGGCGGCGAACGGATAG
- a CDS encoding acyl-CoA dehydrogenase family protein: MPLILTDEQTMLKEAADGFLNEHAPIAHLRKLRDDHDADGVSRDLWRSFGEMGFAGVIIPEAHGGSGLGAVEAGVLAEALGRTLTPSPFMGSGVLSAKVLIDGGSAAQQAAWLPRIAGGEAILSLAVDEGAKHRPSAIATSAERSGNGFRLNGAKGFVLDGHIADALIVAARTDGGLTLFLVDPKTAGVEIERTVMVDAHNAARVTLTDVQVDADAVIGAVDAGEGLLEGALNLGRACAAASLTGAGDQAFQLTLEYLRTRKQFGRLIGEFQALQHRAAHLFTEIELARAAVLGALQRLDAGRDDAGLAVSVAKAKAGRVAELAVQEAVQMHGGVGMTDAFDVGLFMKRVRVLNELLGDAGFHTERLARAQGY; encoded by the coding sequence ATGCCGCTGATCCTCACCGACGAACAGACGATGCTGAAGGAGGCCGCGGACGGCTTCCTGAACGAGCACGCGCCGATCGCCCACCTGCGAAAGCTGCGTGACGACCACGACGCGGACGGGGTCTCGCGCGACCTGTGGCGGTCCTTCGGCGAGATGGGGTTCGCGGGCGTGATCATTCCCGAGGCGCATGGCGGCTCCGGGCTGGGTGCGGTCGAGGCGGGCGTGCTGGCCGAGGCGCTGGGCCGGACCCTGACGCCATCGCCGTTCATGGGGTCGGGCGTGCTGTCGGCGAAGGTCCTGATCGACGGCGGATCGGCCGCGCAGCAGGCGGCCTGGCTGCCGCGCATCGCCGGCGGCGAGGCGATCCTGTCGCTGGCCGTGGACGAGGGTGCCAAGCATCGGCCATCGGCCATCGCCACCTCGGCCGAACGGTCGGGCAACGGGTTCAGGCTGAACGGGGCCAAGGGGTTCGTGCTGGACGGCCATATTGCGGATGCCCTGATCGTGGCGGCGCGAACCGACGGGGGCCTGACCCTGTTCCTGGTCGATCCGAAGACGGCAGGGGTCGAGATCGAACGCACCGTCATGGTCGATGCTCACAATGCGGCGCGAGTGACCCTGACCGATGTTCAGGTAGACGCCGATGCGGTGATCGGCGCGGTCGATGCGGGCGAGGGGTTGCTGGAGGGCGCTTTGAACCTGGGCCGTGCCTGTGCGGCGGCGTCCCTGACCGGGGCAGGGGATCAGGCGTTCCAGCTGACGCTCGAGTATCTGCGCACGCGCAAGCAGTTCGGCAGGCTGATCGGCGAGTTCCAGGCCCTTCAGCACCGGGCGGCGCATCTGTTCACCGAGATCGAACTGGCGCGGGCGGCGGTGCTGGGCGCGTTGCAGCGTCTGGACGCGGGGCGCGACGACGCGGGCCTCGCCGTCTCGGTGGCCAAGGCCAAGGCGGGTCGCGTCGCCGAACTGGCCGTTCAGGAGGCGGTGCAGATGCACGGCGGCGTCGGCATGACCGACGCTTTTGACGTCGGCCTGTTCATGAAGCGGGTGCGGGTGCTGAACGAACTGCTGGGCGACGCCGGTTTCCACACCGAGCGGCTGGCCCGCGCTCAGGGCTACTGA
- a CDS encoding acyl-CoA dehydrogenase family protein, with translation MADLETFRAETRAWLEANCPAECRGPLDSDEDRVWGGRNAVFKTPHHKTWMEVMGARGWTAPEWPTEYGGGGLSREEAKVLASEMRRIDAQMPLSSFGVWMLGPALLQFGTEDQKKRFLPEIVRGEIRWCQGYSEPGAGSDLAGVQTRAEDRGDHWIVNGQKVWTSYADKADWIFCLVRTDPEAPKHLGISFVLFDMATPGVSTRPITLISGKSPFCETFFDDVRVEKANLVGTLNRGWDVAKALLAHERTMIGGMGMIGGSRPMGQVATDSVGADSDGRLDDTMLRARIADLEIDLAAFQLSMERVGDQVKARQVSPAIASMLKYYGSELNKRRHELAMAAGGSDALEWESERSHHGGAARDWLRTKANSIEGGTSEIQLNIIAKHMLQLPGA, from the coding sequence ATGGCTGATCTTGAGACGTTCCGGGCCGAGACACGGGCCTGGCTTGAGGCGAACTGCCCGGCGGAGTGCCGAGGGCCGCTGGACAGCGACGAGGACCGGGTCTGGGGCGGGCGCAACGCCGTGTTCAAGACCCCGCACCACAAGACGTGGATGGAGGTCATGGGCGCGCGGGGATGGACCGCGCCGGAATGGCCGACCGAGTACGGCGGCGGGGGGCTGAGCCGCGAGGAGGCCAAGGTGCTGGCCTCCGAGATGCGGCGGATCGACGCCCAGATGCCGTTGTCCAGCTTCGGCGTCTGGATGCTGGGCCCGGCCCTGCTGCAGTTCGGGACCGAGGACCAGAAGAAACGGTTCCTGCCCGAGATCGTGCGCGGCGAAATCCGCTGGTGCCAGGGCTATTCGGAGCCGGGGGCGGGGTCGGATCTCGCGGGCGTTCAGACGCGCGCGGAGGATCGGGGCGACCACTGGATCGTCAACGGTCAGAAGGTCTGGACCTCCTATGCCGACAAGGCGGACTGGATTTTCTGTCTGGTGCGAACCGATCCGGAGGCGCCCAAGCATCTGGGGATTTCGTTCGTCCTGTTCGACATGGCGACGCCGGGGGTTTCGACCCGGCCGATCACCCTGATCTCGGGCAAGTCGCCCTTCTGCGAGACCTTCTTCGACGACGTGCGGGTGGAGAAGGCGAACCTCGTCGGGACGCTGAACCGGGGCTGGGACGTGGCCAAGGCGCTGCTGGCGCACGAGCGGACCATGATCGGCGGCATGGGCATGATCGGGGGCAGTCGGCCGATGGGCCAGGTGGCGACCGACAGCGTCGGCGCCGATTCGGACGGTCGTCTGGACGATACGATGCTACGGGCACGGATCGCCGATCTGGAGATCGATCTGGCGGCCTTCCAGCTGTCGATGGAGCGGGTCGGGGATCAGGTGAAGGCCAGACAGGTCTCGCCCGCCATCGCCTCCATGCTGAAATACTATGGGTCGGAGTTGAACAAGCGTCGCCACGAACTGGCAATGGCGGCGGGGGGATCGGATGCGCTGGAATGGGAAAGCGAGCGGTCGCACCACGGCGGGGCGGCCCGCGACTGGCTGCGGACCAAGGCCAACTCGATTGAGGGCGGCACCAGCGAGATCCAGCTGAACATCATCGCCAAACACATGCTGCAACTGCCCGGGGCGTGA
- a CDS encoding D-amino acid dehydrogenase, with product MTERFAHDRAKLGDFIALKFGMLVRSLCLEFPILKVLVLGAGVIGVTTAYYLARAGHEVTVVERQPGPALETSFANAGQVSPGYSSPWAAPSIPRKAPRWLLMKYAPLILRPRVDPAMIQWGLAMLRNCTPSRYVRNKERMVRLAEYSRDQLMALRAETGIAYDGRAQGTLQLFRTERQLEDSAKDVKVLNHEGVPCEVLDKAGCIAAEPGLARSEATIVGGLRLPNDETGDCHIFTTRLAEMAAELGVVFRFNETVEWIATQANEVTAVRTDKGDLTADAYVVALGSYSTRMLKPLGLGLPVYPVKGYSITVPIADEPGAPVSTVMDETYKIAITRLGDRIRVGGMAELGGYSHDLPPHQQATLEHSLTTLFPGAGDVGAAKYWTGLRPMTPDGTPVIGRTKYKGLWLSTGHGTLGWTMACGSGRVLADLISGIKPEVETADLEIARYA from the coding sequence ATGACCGAACGGTTCGCGCACGATCGTGCGAAATTGGGGGATTTTATCGCCCTGAAATTCGGTATGCTGGTCCGGTCGTTGTGTTTGGAGTTTCCGATCTTGAAAGTTCTGGTTCTCGGCGCCGGTGTCATCGGGGTCACGACCGCCTACTACCTGGCCAGGGCCGGGCATGAGGTCACGGTCGTCGAACGTCAGCCGGGACCGGCGCTGGAGACCAGCTTCGCCAACGCGGGCCAGGTGTCGCCCGGCTATTCCTCGCCCTGGGCCGCGCCCTCGATCCCGCGCAAGGCCCCACGCTGGCTTCTGATGAAGTACGCGCCGCTGATCCTGCGGCCCCGCGTCGATCCGGCCATGATCCAGTGGGGCCTGGCCATGCTGAGGAACTGCACGCCGTCCCGTTACGTCCGCAACAAGGAGCGGATGGTGCGTCTGGCCGAATACAGCCGCGACCAGCTTATGGCCCTGCGCGCCGAGACCGGCATCGCCTATGACGGCCGGGCCCAGGGCACGCTCCAGCTGTTTCGCACCGAGCGCCAGCTCGAGGACTCGGCCAAGGACGTCAAGGTCCTGAACCACGAGGGCGTCCCCTGCGAGGTGCTGGACAAAGCCGGCTGCATCGCCGCCGAGCCCGGTCTGGCCCGATCAGAGGCCACTATCGTCGGCGGCCTGCGCCTGCCCAATGACGAGACCGGCGATTGCCACATCTTCACCACCCGCCTCGCCGAGATGGCCGCCGAACTGGGCGTCGTCTTCCGCTTCAACGAGACCGTCGAATGGATCGCGACCCAGGCCAATGAGGTCACCGCCGTCCGCACCGACAAGGGCGATCTGACTGCCGACGCCTATGTCGTGGCCCTGGGCAGCTATTCGACCCGGATGCTGAAGCCGCTGGGCCTCGGCCTGCCGGTCTATCCGGTGAAGGGCTATTCGATCACCGTGCCGATCGCCGACGAACCCGGCGCACCCGTCTCGACCGTAATGGACGAGACCTACAAGATCGCCATCACCCGTCTCGGCGACCGTATCCGGGTCGGGGGCATGGCCGAACTGGGCGGCTACAGCCACGACCTGCCGCCCCATCAGCAGGCGACGCTCGAGCACTCCCTGACCACCCTGTTTCCGGGAGCCGGCGACGTCGGCGCGGCGAAATACTGGACCGGCCTGCGGCCCATGACGCCCGACGGCACGCCGGTGATCGGACGGACGAAATACAAGGGCCTGTGGCTCTCGACCGGTCACGGCACCCTGGGCTGGACCATGGCCTGCGGCTCGGGCCGGGTGCTCGCCGACCTGATCTCGGGCATCAAGCCGGAGGTCGAGACCGCCGATCTGGAAATCGCCCGCTACGCCTGA
- a CDS encoding response regulator — translation MSAVRPQILVIDDEPQIHRFLTPALDAAGYDAKRADNGQEGLRGIALWNPDAVVLDLGLPDMDGKEVLRRAREFYAGPIIILSARDREAEKIAALDLGANDYVEKPFGVGELLARLRAGLRQGALRPAATGVVTAGQVTIDLDRRLVMKGEERLKLRPKEYDVLAYLARSVGKVVSHTDLLTAVWGAAHADDIQYLRVVIGQLRHKIEPDPAVPTIVLTEAGIGYRFEG, via the coding sequence ATGTCGGCCGTCCGCCCGCAGATCCTGGTCATCGATGATGAACCCCAGATCCACCGCTTCCTGACACCGGCGCTCGACGCTGCCGGCTATGACGCGAAGCGCGCGGACAATGGACAGGAGGGCCTGCGGGGGATCGCTCTGTGGAACCCGGACGCGGTCGTTCTCGATCTCGGCCTGCCAGACATGGACGGCAAGGAGGTGCTCAGGCGGGCGCGGGAATTCTATGCCGGGCCGATCATCATCCTGTCGGCCAGGGACCGCGAGGCCGAGAAGATCGCGGCGCTGGACCTCGGGGCCAACGACTATGTCGAGAAACCGTTCGGGGTCGGGGAGCTGCTGGCCCGGCTGCGGGCGGGCCTGCGTCAGGGTGCGTTGCGGCCTGCGGCGACGGGCGTCGTCACGGCCGGTCAGGTCACCATCGATCTGGATCGTCGTCTGGTCATGAAGGGCGAGGAGCGGCTCAAGCTTCGGCCCAAGGAGTATGACGTCCTGGCCTATCTGGCGCGGAGCGTGGGCAAGGTGGTGAGCCACACCGACCTGCTGACCGCGGTCTGGGGGGCCGCCCATGCCGACGACATCCAGTACCTGCGCGTCGTCATCGGCCAATTGCGGCACAAGATCGAACCCGATCCGGCGGTGCCCACGATCGTCCTGACCGAGGCCGGGATCGGCTATCGGTTCGAGGGGTAG